The following are encoded in a window of Thermocrinis sp. genomic DNA:
- the cas6 gene encoding CRISPR-associated endoribonuclease Cas6 translates to MRFRVRLVRATEDNLPISVDYRRRFISLLKKIFGEEFEEERPKPYTFAVYLGKSAKIEGERIKDVEAINFRFSTGDSETAISFYNGTLKLIKENYLHDMNPKLGSVYFRIVDVDVEKENEPTGFFKTLSPVVVERAVNSKNPEEKYTTPKDRDFKWWLLENTQRRYRSVVGKDLELKTFEFEPISIKEEFIKHYGGYIRSFLGRFKLHTESKELLKFVYQYGLGVRTGQGFGYLECML, encoded by the coding sequence ATGCGGTTTAGGGTGAGGCTTGTTAGGGCTACGGAAGATAATTTGCCTATAAGTGTAGATTACAGAAGAAGGTTTATATCCCTTTTGAAGAAAATTTTTGGAGAAGAGTTTGAGGAGGAAAGACCAAAGCCTTACACCTTTGCGGTGTATTTGGGGAAAAGTGCAAAGATTGAAGGGGAGCGTATAAAAGATGTGGAGGCTATAAACTTTAGATTTTCCACGGGAGATTCTGAAACTGCCATATCCTTTTACAACGGAACGCTGAAGCTTATTAAAGAGAACTACCTTCACGATATGAACCCAAAGCTTGGAAGTGTGTATTTTAGGATTGTTGATGTGGATGTTGAGAAAGAAAATGAACCTACGGGCTTTTTTAAGACGCTGTCTCCGGTGGTGGTAGAAAGAGCGGTAAATTCTAAAAATCCAGAAGAAAAATATACTACACCAAAGGACAGGGATTTTAAATGGTGGCTTTTAGAAAACACTCAAAGGCGCTACAGGTCCGTAGTTGGAAAAGATTTAGAATTAAAAACCTTTGAGTTTGAGCCAATAAGCATAAAGGAAGAGTTTATAAAACACTATGGAGGATATATCAGAAGCTTTTTGGGAAGGTTCAAACTTCACACAGAAAGCAAGGAGCTTTTGAAGTTTGTTTATCAGTACGGCTTGGGGGTTAGAACAGGTCAGGGCTTTGGCTATTTGGAATGTATGCTATAA